From Macaca mulatta isolate MMU2019108-1 chromosome 3, T2T-MMU8v2.0, whole genome shotgun sequence, the proteins below share one genomic window:
- the LOC100426977 gene encoding olfactory receptor 6V1-like, whose protein sequence is MSAGTRDKAVIAMKYSKGQRKRTMSFLESLALDVMHILGCHIEWASSAVGNYSIVREFVLLGFSHLHEFQVLLFALILLIYVLTLLGNLAIISLTCLDSHLHLPMYFFLCDLSLMEMLVTSTVVPRMLADLLSTHKTMSLAECLIQSFFYFSLGSANILILTVMVFDHYVAICRPLHYPTIMNGSVCVKLVVACWVVGFLSIVSPTMQKIQLWFCGPNIIDNYFCDSAPLLKLACSDTHHIECMVLFLSLLFVLTTMLLIILSYVLIVAAVLYIPSSSGRQKAFSTCASNLTVVVLGYGSAIFIYMRPGKGHSTHLNKVVALVTAVVTSFLNPFIFTFRNEKVKEVIEDVTKKIFLRDPAACR, encoded by the exons ATGTCTGCAGGAACACGTGATAAAGCTGTTATTGCCATGAAGTACAGCAAAGGACAAAGGAAAAGGACTATGTCATTTCTTGAGTCCTTGGCACTGGACGTGATGCACATCCTTGG GTGTCACATAGAATGGGCATCAAGTGCAGTGGGTAACTATAGCATTGTCAGGGAGTTTGTGCTCCTGGGATTTTCTCATCTCCATGAGTTCCAGGTCCTGCTGTTTGCTCTGATCCTGTTGATATATGTGCTGACGCTGCTGGGCAACCTGGCCATCATCAGCCTCACTTGCCTTGACTCCCACCTTCACTTACCCATGTACTTCTTCCTCTGCGACTTGTCCCTCATGGAGATGCTGGTCACCTCCACTGTGGTACCTAGGATGCTGGCAGACCTGCTATCCACTCACAAGACGATGTCTCTGGCTGAATGCCTAATCCAGTCTTTCTTTTActtctccctgggctctgccaacatcttgatccTCACGGTCATGGTCTTTGATCACTACGTGGCCATCTGCCGCCCCCTGCACTACCCAACCATCATGAATGGTTCAGTGTGTGTGAAGCTGGTGGTGGCCTGTTGGGTGGTTGGTTTCCTCTCCATTGTCTCTCCCACAATGCAGAAAATACAGCTCTGGTTCTGTGGCCCTAACATCATCGACAACTACTTCTGTGACTCTGCCCCGCTGCTCAAGCTTGCCTGCTCTGACACCCACCATATTGAGTGCATGGTTCTCTTCCTGTCCCTGCTCTTTGTGCTGACCACCATGCTGCTCATCATCCTCTCCTACGTCCTCATTGTGGCTGCAGTGCTGTacatcccctcctcctctggGCGCCAGAAGGCCTTCTCCACCTGTGCCTCTAACCTCACAGTGGTGGTGCTGGGCTATGGCAGTGCCATCTTCATCTACATGAGGCCAGGCAAGGGCCACTCCACACATCTCAACAAGGTGGTGGCCCTGGTGACTGCAGTGGTAACTTCTTTCCTCAACCCCTTCATCTTTACCTTCCGGAATGAAAAGGTCAAGGAGGTCATTGAGGATGTGACCAAAAAGATCTTCCTTAGAGACCCAGCAGCCTGTAGGTGA